Proteins encoded within one genomic window of Aspergillus nidulans FGSC A4 chromosome VII:
- a CDS encoding uncharacterized protein (transcript_id=CADANIAT00007898), translating to MAATAQSQSEEVAVEIKANATVHNREIGTDESVLFEDTRTPHAPQAPSTMNIAIRPNAPQDLPVLLSRVSKLGASYAQNEDEDIRAEYLDAGPPSRSLPATAENAFNVRRAHYAAIETCVDLGVFVSLSKDDTPKTVAELAKATHADPLLLCMLLPQRVLLFSPIWHADKPARLLKHLSTMGVIIETSEDTYLCNGFSTSLSNKRYSDAYPCMFARYLPLYSSFQQSPLIPSLGPTASHTASPACPRFSREPTTPTQAMVAIPRSKTDNASASTSSNSPRNTSPTAQSSITTGQPTVRPT from the exons ATGGCTGCGACtgcccaaagccaaagcgAGGAAGTTGCCGTGGAGATAAAAGCAAACGCTACCGTTCATAATCGCGAGATAGGGACTGACGAAAGCGTCCTTTTTGAGGACACACGCACCCCACACGCACCCCAGGCGCCTTCGACAATGAACATTGCTATCCGTCCGAATGCGCCTCAAGACCTTCCAGTTCTGCTCAGTAGGGTGAGCAAGCTCGGTGCATCATACGCACagaacgaggacgaggatatTCGAGCCGAATACCTGGATGCGGGCCCGCCGTCTC GTTCGCTCCCCGCAACAGCGGAGAATGCATTTAATGTACGCAGAGCACACTACGCTGCGATTGAGACCTGTGTCGACCTCGGCGTCTTCGTTTCGTTGTCGAAAGATGATACTCCCAAAACAGTGGCTGAGCTCGCCAAAGCTACCCATGCTGATCCTTTGCTTCTCTGTATGCTGCTCCCCCAAAGGGTTCTACTCTTCTCTCCCATCTGGCATGCTGACAAGCCAGCCCGCCTCCTCAAGCATTTATCCACCATGGGTGTCATCATCGAAACAAGCGAAGACACCTATCTTTGCAACGGCTTTTCCACGTCTTTGAGCAATAAGCGCTACAGCGACGCCTACCCATGCATGTTCGCTCGTTATCTTCCCCTATATTCCTCTTTTCAGCAAAGTCCGCTGATACCGTCGTTAGGACCAACTGCATCACATACGGCATCACCAGCCTGCCCTCGTTTCTCAAGAgaaccaactacaccaacccAAGCAATGGTTGCCATACCGCGTTCCAAGACGGATAACGCATCAGCAAGCACTTCTTCGAATTCCCCAAGAAACACCTCACCTACGGCGCAGAGTTCAATAACCACAGGACAGCCTACCGTCAGGCCGACCTAG
- a CDS encoding putative ABC bile acid transporter (transcript_id=CADANIAT00007901) codes for MYDVTLFTGKGLEFISGNFASLAPDGNKLLSLHLPTLVPRHANCGSSNGSNSQLSAIDVGYTASRRGTIRLPLEDEYDALLDSAGHEYIDEDGEATEHSVFEFEKAEKWQAWSIATLSVLGFAVSLAQAVVVTCAGARGRHFMAISWVGMVGWMAMCIQPVSLLTERSCVKRYWLGISSFWASLVCILGIATQTIILWGNGHTVTINSASTILLSTQIAISSLRATVSILIPRRPNVYFEGQVVDQELTVSAYNRFTYGWTTDLLNFASKNRSLNIDDLPKLPFTARAETVHFKLQQFQAGRKLWVALIKRHVRALIVQGFLSLVVCVLGFGPQVALYEILKSLEERAVLQTDSTVVWMWVAGLGLLLALSSSIESWLWWLIYSDLWIPIYEGLSGLIFAKSMRCKNVNSPKTRAAQEHGGWEDEGEEDGEGEEQEQNCQSIINLAAVDAKRIADFVTFSYLIPSCVLRLAIAGGFLVRLIGWPSLLAGIGGAVLLAPLNSWLTKRYARAQEEFMKSSDKRTSTVTEVLQGIRQIKFGALEQQWQDRIKEKRETELDLLWKTSVYTTGMVSVWIMGPLLLSAISLTVYALTRGELSPSVAFTALSIFSSLESSLASLPDLFSKAMEAKISADRIDTYLSSAEKMSNTSDVERITFKDATVAWPSEDENDWETDTDRFALRHLTLEFPVKGLSMIVGKSGSGKSLLLASILGECDILAGSVKVPRAPPPSQRFDHLALRENWIIDTAIAYVAQSPWMENASIKENILFGLPYDRQRYRQTIFASGLEKDMTMLPDGDLTDIGANGINLSGGQRWRVSFARALYSRAGILIMDDIFSALDAETGRHVYEHALTGELGHNRTRILATHHVGLCLPRTDYCVLLENGFVTHAGTVAELNATGELTNLMGKAEISRERAEPPLRELPKPKRSSAASTGRRSSAFSARTIPKFNQEEKRETGAISMKVYISYLNRGGKVWWWILAFLAYAAFMALLVGRSWWVSIWTGDSTRKGEPRASGHDLMFYLTIYIAISMAACLIGTLRCLALALAFISSSRALFNDLLGTILRAPLRWLDTVPLGRILNRFTSDIYLLDWRLGYDIGHVLYKLLELVGILVAGVAVSPLLLFLACVLLALCMRLCSVYLAGVREIKRLESTAKSPVMEKFGSSLSGLSTIRAFNKAETYIADMHTLITRHAQASWYLWLFNRWLGFWMALVGALFSTLTASLLVYMPGVSAALAGFAMSFALQYNYAVAMGLRFYANVEIDMNATERVLEYANIETESQSGYTPPASWPTKGRIEVEDLEVSYAPDLPPVLNGVSFVVDNNQRIGVVGRTGAGKSSLTLALFRFLEARRGRIMMDGLDIGHVKLSELRSRLAIIPQDPVLFSGTIRSNLDPFGEHSDLELFNALERVHLLRFEDTSTLASSSASASCSGSEAYPPSDGSRSPTTTAGTSPTDPMSASITLTASSTSTSKAKETGFFASLSSPVTTNGGNLSHGQRQLLCLARAILTRPKIMVLDEATSAVDMETDALIQQSIRTEFGRSDSSLLVIAHRLSTIADFDKILVLDAGRVVESGAPRELLKTEGGMFRALVERSGEREVVEKIILASLSQNCMK; via the exons ATGTACGACGTGACCTTGTTTACTGGTAAAGGGCTTGAATTTATCTCAGGGAACTTTGCTTCTCTCGCGCCTGATGGCAATAAgcttctttccctccatctGCCGACTCTCGTTCCGCGCCACGCCAATTGCGGATCATCGAACGGGTCAAATTCACAGTTGTCAGCAATTGATGTGG GGTATACAGCGAGCAGACGAGGGACAATTCGGTTGCCATTAGAGGACGAATACGACGCGTTGCTGGACTCTGCAGGACATGAATACATTGACGAAGATGGCGAAGCTACAGAGCACTCCGTGTTCGAGTTcgagaaagcagaaaagtGGCAGGCGTGGAGCATCGCCACGCTCTCTGTCCTTGGGTTCGCGGTTTCGCTTGCGCAGGCAGTTGTTGTCACATGTGCTGGTGCTAGAGGAAGGCATTTTATGGCTATTTCGTGGGTCGGTATGGTTGGGTGG ATGGCAATGTGCATACAACCAGTCTCCCTCCTAACAGAAAGGTCATGTGTCAAGAGATACTGGCTCGgtatctcctctttctggGCATCTCTAGTTTGTATCCTAGGTATAGCAACGCAGACGATCATCCTCTGGGGCAACGGGCATACCGTGACCATAAACTCGGCGTCCACAATCCTCCTCTCAACCCAAATCGCAATTTCAAGCCTCCGCGCAACAGTATCAATTCTGATCCCTCGTCGCCCAAACGTCTATTTCGAAGGCCAGGTCGTTGACCAGGAGCTCACCGTGAGCGCGTATAACCGCTTCACATACGGTTGGACAACGGACTTGCTCAACTTTGCGTCAAAAAATAGGAGCTTGAACATCGACGACCTCCCTAAACTACCGTTTACTGCCCGCGCAGAGACAGTTCATTtcaagctgcagcagttcCAAGCTGGACGGAAACTGTGGGTTGCGCTGATCAAAAGGCATGTCCGAGCGCTCATCGTACAGGGTTTTCTCAGTCTTGTGGTGTGTGTCCTAGGTTTCGGCCCGCAAGTGGCTCTGTATGAGATTCTGAAGAGTCTGGAGGAACGCGCTGTCTTGCAGACTGACTCGACGGTTGTCTGGATGTGGGTTGCTGGACTGGGTTTACTTTTGGCACTCTCGTCAAGCATAGAGTCATGGCTTTGGTGGTTGATCTATTCGGACCTGTGGATACCAATATACGAAGGTTTGTCCGGGTTAATCTTTGCAAAATCGATGCGGTGCAAAAATGTAAATTCCCCGAAGACAAGAGCTGCCCAGGAACATGGAGGTtgggaggacgagggtgaggaggacggagaaggcgaagaacaGGAACAAAACTGCCAAAGCATTATCAACCTTGCGGCTGTTGACGCAAAGCGCATCGCCGATTTCGTCACGTTCAGTTATCTCATCCCGTCTTGCGTTTTGAGACTGGCGATTGCGGGCGGCTTTCTCGTCCGTCTCATCGGGTGGCCGAGTCTGCTGGCAGGAATCGGCGGTGCAGTCTTGCTGGCTCCATTGAACTCATGGCTGACAAAACGATACGCTCGGGCACAAGAGGAGTTCATGAAGTCGAGTGACAAGCGGACCAGCACGGTAACAGAGGTCCTTCAGGGAATAAGACAAATCAAGTTTGGTGCGCTAGAGCAGCAATGGCAAGACCGGATTAAGGAGAAGCGCGAAACTGAGCTCGATCTGCTTTGGAAGACCTCCGTGTACACAACAGGAATGGTGTCTGTTTGGATCATGGGACCGCTGTTACTCTCTGCGATATCGTTGACAGTTTATGCATTAACGAGAGGGGAGCTTTCTCCGTCAGTTGCCTTTACAGCCCTGAGCATCTTTAGCTCGTTAGAGTCGTCTCTCGCCAGTCTGCCTGATTTATTCTCCAAGGCGATGGAGGCAAAGATTAGTGCGGATCGGATCGATACCTACCTGTCCTCAGCAGAAAAGATGTCGAACACTTCTGATGTTGAGAGAATCACCTTCAAAGACGCAACCGTTGCATGGCCAtctgaggatgagaatgactGGGAGACTGACACTGACCGTTTCGCCCTTCGCCATTTAACCCTTGAGTTCCCTGTTAAGGGTCTAAGTATGATTGTTGGTAAGTCTGGCTCTGGCAAgagccttcttctcgcctCGATACTTGGCGAATGCGATATCCTTGCAGGCTCAGTAAAGGTTCCGCGTGCGCCGCCTCCATCACAAAGGTTTGACCACCTCGCGCTGCGTGAGAACTGGATTATCGACACAGCTATCGCATACGTAGCTCAGAGCCCATGGATGGAAAATGCGTCAATCAAGGAGAATATCTTGTTCGGACTGCCGTATGATCGGCAGCGATACCGCCAGACCATCTTCGCATCTGGGCTGGAGAAAGATATGACGATGCTCCCGGACGGAGATCTAACTGATATAGGTGCAAATGGGATAAATCTGAGTGGCGGCCAGAGATGGCGGGTTTCATTTGCTCGAGCTCTATACTCTCGCGCCGGAATCCTAATCATGGATGACATTTTCAGCGCGCTTGACGCAGAAACAGGCCGGCATGTCTATGAACACGCCTTAACTGGAGAACTAGGCCATAACAGAACAAGAATCCTGGCGACGCACCATGTTGGCCTCTGTCTCCCGCGCACAGACTACTGTGTCCTCTTGGAAAACGGCTTCGTCACACACGCAGGGACAGTTGCTGAACTGAATGCTACCGGAGAGTTAACGAACCTCATGGGTAAAGCCGAAATCAGCAGAGAAAGAGCCGAGCCACCTCTTCGAGAGTTGCCGAAACCGAAACGCTCGTCTGCTGCTAGTACTGGACGGCGTTCGTCAGCATTCAGTGCGCGGACGATACCGAAGTTTAAccaggaggagaagcgcgagaCTGGTGCGATATCAATGAAGGTGTATATTTCGTATCTGAATAGGGGAGGCAAGGTTTGGTGGTGGATATTGGCGTTTCTGGCGTATGCAGCTTTTATGGCGCTGCTTGTGGGCAGG TCATGGTGGGTAAGCATCTGGACCGGCGACTCTACCAGAAAAGGCGAGCCTAGAGCCAGCGGGCACGATCTGATGTTCTACCTAACCATCTACATCGCCATTTCCATGGCTGCCTGTCTAATTGGAACTCTGAGGTGTCTtgccctggccctggcctttatctcctcctcccgcGCTCTTTTCAATGATCTGCTGGGAACAATCCTCCGCGCGCCCCTACGCTGGCTCGACACCGTCCCCCTCGGCCGCATTCTCAACCGCTTCACATCTGACATCTACTTGCTCGACTGGCGACTCGGCTACGATATCGGACATGTTTTGTACAAACTGCTCGAGTTAGTGGGTATATTGGTTGCAGGAGTAGCCgtctcccctcttcttctgttccttgCTTGCGTCTTGCTGGCCCTCTGCATGCGCCTCTGTAGCGTGTACCTTGCTGGCGTGCGTGAAATAAAACGCCTCGAAAGTACAGCCAAGTCTCCCGTGATGGAAAAATTCGGCTCCAGCCTCTCTGGCCTCTCTACAATCCGCGCCTTCAATAAAGCAGAGACGTATATTGCCGACATGCATACCCTCATTACTCGCCACGCACAAGCATCCTGGTACCTCTGGCTCTTCAATCGGTGGTTGGGGTTCTGGATGGCGCTTGTTGGTGCGCTCTTCTCGACACTCACTGCTTCACTGTTGGTTTATATGCCCGGTGTCTCGGCCGCACTGGCAGGCTTTGCGATGAGCTTTGCGCTGCAGTACAACTACGCCGTGGCAATGGGACTGCGGTTCTATGCCAATGTGGAGATTGATATGAATGCTACCGAGCGTGTGCTGGAGTACGCTAATATCGAGACGGAGAGTCAATCCGGGTACACGCCCCCTGCATCATGGCCGACAAAGGGTCGGATCGAGGTCGAAGACTTGGAAGTCAGCTACGCGCCTGACCTGCCGCCTGTCCTGAATGGGGTGTCGTTTGTAGTAGATAATAACCAGCGCATCGGGGTCGTGGGACGCACAGGCGCGGGAAAGTCCTCCCTAACACTCGCACTGTTCCGCTTCCTCGAAGCCCGACGCGGCCGGATTATGATGGACGGCCTGGATATCGGACATGTCAAGCTGTCCGAGCTGAGAAGTCGGCTGGCAATCATTCCACAGGATCCTGTCCTCTTCTCGGGGACTATAAGGTCGAATCTTGATCCGTTCGGGGAACATAGTGACTTGGAACTATTCAATGCGCTGGAACGGGTACATCTGCTGCGGTTTGAGGATACGTCGACGCttgcctccagctctgctTCGGCGTCTTGTTCGGGATCAGAGGCCTATCCTCCGTCAGATGGTAGTCGGAGTCCAACTACGACAGCTGGTACAAGCCCAACTGACCCCATGAGCGCGAGCATAACTCTCACTGCTTCCTCAACCTCTACTTCAAAAGCCAAAGAAACCGGCTTTTTCGcatccctctcctctccagTAACCACGAATGGCGGCAATCTATCTCACGGTCAGCGGCAGCTCCTGTGTTTAGCCCGCGCCATTCTAACCCGTCCCAAGATCATGGTTCTGGATGAAGCGACTTCCGCGGTGGACATGGAGACAGACGCATTGATTCAGCAATCCATCCGCACCGAATTTGGAAGGTCCGACTCGAGTTTACTGGTTATTGCACATAGACTGAGCACGATTGCGGACTTTGACaagatcctggtcctggaTGCCGGAAGGGTTGTTGAGTCGGGGGCTCCGAGAGAGCTTCTAAAGACTGAAGGTGGTATGTTTAGGGCCCTGGTTGAAAGAAGTGGGGAGAGAGAAGTTGTTGAGAAGATTATTCTGG CTTCTCTGTCCCAGAATTGCATGAAATGA
- a CDS encoding uncharacterized protein (transcript_id=CADANIAT00007900), with product MSSLLQAKPHLTAALSFLAFGASACRNIIESSEGAPGPPQRTDKSALLSEWPGSNGIKRETQKTHWVTSLVALQVDVPVAQLVRCGISEVGDAYDLARNLFSAFLDARARGLEAWFLDKDVPQLSFTPWSLLFGRSHSAGAFMLGHWSSARRIQLDQPILHSETANPICEFRPSKAMITASNINAETDAAGTVLYWKFPRRSVDQVDKAASYGIPWRLMEGAFQEFIVEKITSETTKVTYVTVGCGNMYPGGQRERTSKGAVVVV from the exons ATGAGCAGTCTCCTCCAAGCCAAGCCCCACCTCACAGCAgccctctctttcctcgCATTCGGTG CCAGTGCTTGTCGTAATATCATCGAGTCGTCCGAAGGAGCACCAGGACCTCCACAGAGAACAGATAAGTCAGCCTTGCTTTCAGAGTGGCCGGGTTCAAATGGGATCAAGCGCGAAACGCAGAAAACGCACTGGGTGACTTCGCTTGTGGCGCTGCAGGTTGATGTTCCCGTTGCACAGCTGGTGAGGTGTGGAATAAGCGAAGTCGGAGACGCATATGATCTTGCAAGGAATCTGTTCTCTGCGTTCCTTGACGCTCGAGCAAGAGGGCTGGAAGCGTGGTTCCTGGATAAAGATGTTCCGCAACTATCCTTCACTCCGTGGAGCTTGTTGTTTGGGAGGTCACATAGTGCGGGGGCGTTTATGCTAGGTCACTGGAGCTCTGCACGAAGGATACAGCTGGACCAACCTATTCTACACTCTGAAACGGCTAACCCTATCTGCGAATTCCGGCCGAGCAAGGCGATGATCACGGCCAGCAACATAAATGCAGAAACAGACGCAGCAGGAACCGTCCTCTACTGGAAGTTTCCACGCCGCTCAGTCGATCAAGTCGACAAAGCGGCCTCTTATGGAATCCCCTGGCGATTGATGGAAGGCGCATTCCAGGAGTTCATTGTGGAGAAGATCACAAGTGAGACAACGAAAGTTACATATGTGACCGTTGGGTGCGGAAATATGTATCCCGGCGGACAAAGGGAAAGGACTTCAAAAGGTGCCGTGGTGGTTGTATAA
- a CDS encoding TspO/MBR family protein (transcript_id=CADANIAT00007899) produces the protein MPWSFVLPQAIFASPLLATLTPVATGSTIGYLVNRYGTKPKYHALKQPPASPPSWLFPPVWTLLYGLTGYASYHFTVNTLEPDTTITQTLYTAQLFLNHLWMPLFFAARKPILAAGDIVLLGGTVATLMRELWGSDRVSFWLFAPYAAWLGYATYLNFGTGILNNWRIPDVPEERKRRNE, from the exons ATGCCGTGGTCCTTCGTCCTCCCGCAGGCGATCTTCGCCTCGCCACTACTTGCAACTTTAACGCCCGTCGCGACGGGCTCAACAATAGGCTACCTCGTAAACC GCTACGGCACAAAACCCAAGTACCATGCCCTCAAGCAACCGCCAGCCTCACCACCCTCATGGCTCTTTCCGCCAGTCTGGACTCTCCTCTACGGGCTAACTGGTTACGCCTCCTACCACTTCACGGTGAACACTCTGGAACCAGACACCACCATCACGCAGACGCTGTACACCGCTCAGTTATTCCTCAACCACCTCTGGATGCCGCTCTTCTTTGCAGCGAGGAAGCCAATCCTGGCCGCAGGGGATATTGTTCTTCTTGGTGGGACAGTGGCTACGCTCATGAGGGAGTTGTGGGGGTCCGACAGAGTGAGCTTTTGGCTCTTTGCACCGTATGCGGCTTGGCTGGGATATGCGACGTACCTGAATTTTGGAACGGGGATTTTGAATAATTGGAGGATTCCTGATGTCccagaggagaggaagaggagaaatgAATAA